Genomic DNA from Anaerolineae bacterium:
AGTTCGGCGTCGAGCTGATTGACAAATACCTGACCCCTTATTACGAGTGGCTGAAGATCACACGCGAGGAATTCCTGGCGCTCGGCCGCATCAACCCCAACAACTGGCAGGAACCGTTCAATATGGCCGTGCTGGCCCTGCGCCTCTCCGCCTTCCGCAACGGCGTCAGCAAACTGCACGCCTCGGTCTCCCGGCGCATGTGGCAGAACCTGTGGCCCGGCCTGCCGGAGGACGAGGTGCCCATCACCTCCATCTCCAACGGCGTGCACATCCCGAGCTGGACCTCGTTCGACATGGCCGAGCTGTACGACCGCTACCTGGGGCCGGCCTGGCGCACCGATCAGGCCAACGGCGACCTGTGGAAAGGGGTGGAGCAGATTCCCCTGGAGGAGCTGTGGCGCACCCATGAGCGCCGGCGCGAGCGGCTGGTGGCGATAGCCCGCCGGCGCCTGCAGGAACAACTGCGCCGGCGCGGTGCCCTGCAGAGCGAAATTGACGAGGCCGGCGAGGCGCTCAACCCTGCCGCCCTCACCATCGGCTTCGCCCGCCGCTTCGCCACCTACAAGCGGGCCGCCCTCCTGCTCAAGGACCCGGAGCGCCTGAAGCGCATCCTGCTGAACCCGGAACGGCCGGTGCAGATCATCTTCGCCGGCAAGGCGCATCCGGCGGACGGCCCGGGCAAGGAGATCATCCGACAGATCGTGCACTTCGCCCGCCAGGAGGACGTGCGCCGGCATGTGGTCTTCCTGGAGGATTACGATGCCAATCTGGCCCGCTACCTGGTGGCCGGCGCCGACGTCTGGCTGAACACCCCGCGCCGGCCGCGCGAGGCCAGCGGCACCAGCGGCATGAAAGCCGTCGCCAACGGCGTG
This window encodes:
- the glgP gene encoding alpha-glucan family phosphorylase, which codes for FGVELIDKYLTPYYEWLKITREEFLALGRINPNNWQEPFNMAVLALRLSAFRNGVSKLHASVSRRMWQNLWPGLPEDEVPITSISNGVHIPSWTSFDMAELYDRYLGPAWRTDQANGDLWKGVEQIPLEELWRTHERRRERLVAIARRRLQEQLRRRGALQSEIDEAGEALNPAALTIGFARRFATYKRAALLLKDPERLKRILLNPERPVQIIFAGKAHPADGPGKEIIRQIVHFARQEDVRRHVVFLEDYDANLARYLVAGADVWLNTPRRPREASGTSGMKAVANGVLHVSTLDGWWDEAYSKDVGWAIGQGEVYTDEAYQDQVEAEALYDLLEKEIVPLFYERGPDDVPRRWAERMRRAIAQLVPYYNTNRMVREYTERMYLPAHEHFRRLCTDEMARARELAAWVDKMRKGWGQVWIRSVETSRDLERIGVGEQFDVHAEIFLGELAVEDVLVELYFGRLDPDRGITEPQVVQMKHAGVHDDRLHVFQSTVTCTQSGRFGYTVRVRPAHPDLPDAFLPGMIIWAV